A genome region from Pseudomonas pergaminensis includes the following:
- a CDS encoding metal ABC transporter ATPase: protein MPRTLIRKNPSNFKTLPLHVEATPEGLSYQSVGMPLNFAQTLQRRKPVEVADPERFALELANLGVSVRLTLHWQNKDYWVLVRQRRQDRGDVVLKLISGYVPAHELNLPLHTAIQEIAEECLLETPEGWLSGRFNDTWLPAPYSAALHYREALPFRLSPLSGAARPVRCATTQLIERPRAYVHLPTASLQLIYDLRLEVPKEAKSLSLFHVDERLEGDQLVARLDRQRPDLYLMPLKDGQPLAELYTVKKDQLYPASTRGVYLAESFAQQEGWLVRDERIRWKDWLRQQGLATPEKESKLKRLAQRVLRKIVPKKKASR, encoded by the coding sequence ATGCCGCGAACGCTCATAAGAAAAAACCCTAGCAACTTCAAAACACTGCCGCTGCACGTCGAAGCCACCCCCGAAGGCCTGAGCTACCAGAGCGTGGGCATGCCGCTCAACTTTGCCCAGACCCTGCAACGGCGCAAGCCGGTGGAAGTGGCCGACCCCGAGCGCTTTGCCCTGGAGCTGGCCAACCTCGGCGTGTCGGTGCGACTCACCCTGCATTGGCAAAACAAGGATTACTGGGTACTGGTGCGCCAGCGCCGCCAGGACCGTGGTGACGTGGTGCTCAAGCTGATTTCCGGCTACGTACCCGCCCACGAGTTGAACCTGCCACTGCATACCGCCATCCAGGAAATTGCCGAAGAGTGCCTGCTGGAGACGCCAGAAGGTTGGCTCAGTGGGCGCTTCAATGACACCTGGTTGCCGGCGCCTTACTCCGCCGCGCTGCATTACCGCGAAGCCCTGCCCTTTCGCCTCAGCCCGCTATCCGGCGCCGCCCGACCGGTGCGTTGCGCCACCACCCAGTTGATCGAACGCCCGCGCGCCTATGTGCACCTGCCCACCGCCTCGCTGCAACTGATTTACGACCTGCGCCTGGAAGTGCCCAAGGAAGCCAAATCCCTGAGCCTGTTCCATGTGGACGAACGCCTGGAAGGCGACCAACTGGTTGCCCGCCTCGACCGTCAGCGCCCGGACCTGTACCTGATGCCGCTCAAAGACGGCCAGCCCCTCGCCGAGTTGTACACGGTCAAGAAAGACCAACTGTACCCGGCGAGCACGCGAGGGGTGTACTTGGCGGAAAGCTTCGCCCAACAGGAAGGCTGGCTGGTGCGTGACGAGCGGATTCGCTGGAAGGATTGGCTACGCCAGCAAGGCCTGGCAACGCCTGAGAAAGAATCGAAATTGAAGCGCCTGGCACAGCGGGTGCTGCGCAAGATCGTGCCGAAGAAAAAAGCCAGCCGCTGA
- the hldE gene encoding bifunctional D-glycero-beta-D-manno-heptose-7-phosphate kinase/D-glycero-beta-D-manno-heptose 1-phosphate adenylyltransferase HldE, protein MKLSMPRFDQAPVLVVGDVMLDRYWHGGTSRISPEAPVPVVKVEQIEDRPGGAANVALNIAALGAPASLVGVTGDDEAADSLANSLRGAGVRALFQRIAHQPTIVKLRVMSRHQQLLRIDFEEPFATDALALSGQVDELLEGIKVLVLSDYGKGALRNHQALIQAAKAKGIPVLADPKGKDFSIYRGASLITPNLSEFEAIVGGCVDEHDLVTKGAALMADLDLGALLVTRGEHGMTLLRPGHPAMHLPARAREVFDVTGAGDTVISTLAASIAAGEELPHAVALANLAAGIVVGKLGTAAISAPELRRAIQRSEGSERGVLTIEQLLLAIDDARAHNESIVFTNGCFDILHAGHVTYLEQARAQGDRLIVAVNDDASVSRLKGPGRPINSVDRRMAVLAGLGAVDWVISFPEATPENLLAQVKPDVLVKGGDYSVDQVVGADIVSAYGGKVKVLGLVENSSTTAIVEKIRNNE, encoded by the coding sequence ATGAAGTTGTCCATGCCGCGATTCGATCAAGCCCCTGTCTTGGTGGTCGGCGATGTCATGCTCGACCGTTACTGGCATGGCGGTACCTCACGGATTTCCCCTGAGGCGCCGGTACCGGTCGTCAAGGTCGAGCAAATCGAAGACCGTCCAGGTGGCGCTGCCAACGTTGCCCTCAATATTGCCGCGCTCGGCGCCCCGGCCTCCCTGGTCGGCGTGACCGGCGACGACGAAGCCGCCGACAGCCTGGCCAACAGCCTGCGCGGTGCCGGCGTGCGCGCGCTGTTCCAGCGCATCGCCCACCAGCCGACCATCGTCAAGCTGCGGGTGATGAGCCGTCACCAGCAATTGCTGCGTATCGATTTCGAAGAACCCTTCGCCACCGACGCCCTGGCCCTGAGCGGTCAGGTCGATGAGCTGCTCGAAGGCATCAAGGTGCTGGTGTTGTCCGACTACGGCAAAGGCGCCTTGAGGAACCACCAGGCACTGATCCAGGCCGCCAAGGCCAAGGGCATCCCGGTATTGGCCGATCCCAAGGGCAAGGATTTCTCGATTTATCGCGGAGCCAGCCTGATCACGCCTAATCTCAGCGAGTTCGAAGCCATCGTCGGCGGTTGCGTCGATGAGCACGACCTGGTGACCAAGGGTGCGGCACTGATGGCCGACCTCGACCTGGGCGCCTTGCTGGTGACCCGTGGCGAGCACGGCATGACCCTGCTGCGTCCCGGCCACCCGGCGATGCACCTGCCGGCACGGGCCCGTGAAGTGTTCGACGTCACGGGCGCCGGTGACACCGTGATTTCCACCCTGGCCGCCTCGATTGCGGCGGGTGAAGAACTGCCCCACGCCGTGGCCCTGGCCAATCTGGCGGCGGGCATCGTGGTGGGCAAGTTGGGTACTGCCGCTATCAGCGCGCCTGAATTGCGCCGCGCTATCCAACGCTCCGAAGGCTCGGAGCGTGGTGTGCTGACCATCGAGCAACTGCTGCTGGCCATTGACGATGCTCGCGCTCACAACGAAAGCATTGTGTTCACCAACGGTTGCTTCGACATCCTCCATGCCGGGCATGTGACTTACCTGGAGCAGGCGCGCGCCCAAGGCGATCGCCTGATCGTCGCGGTCAACGACGATGCGTCGGTGAGCCGCCTGAAAGGCCCTGGCCGCCCGATCAACAGTGTCGACCGTCGCATGGCCGTGCTGGCTGGCCTGGGCGCGGTGGACTGGGTGATCAGCTTCCCTGAAGCGACCCCGGAAAACCTGCTGGCCCAGGTCAAGCCGGACGTGCTGGTCAAGGGTGGCGACTACTCCGTCGACCAAGTCGTGGGGGCGGATATCGTCAGCGCCTACGGCGGCAAGGTTAAGGTGCTGGGCCTGGTCGAGAACAGCTCGACCACCGCCATTGTCGAGAAGATCCGCAACAATGAATAA
- a CDS encoding aldo/keto reductase → MSLPTLHDLHRPLGSTGLLVSPLGLGTVKLGRDQGVKYPSGFQIPGDDEARMLLRQARELGINLIDTAPAYGMSEERLGPLLRDQRKDWVIVSKVGEEFENGVSHHDFSAAHTRMSIERSLKRLETDFIDLVLVHSDGNDLHILNDCEVYQTLAALKQEGKIRGFGFSGKTVEGGVKALEQGDCAMVTYNLNEQAEKAVIDYAAAHGKGILVKKALASGHVCLEPGMDPIRASFTLLFAQTGVASAIVGTINPLHLAHNVATAAQVIRQL, encoded by the coding sequence ATGAGCCTGCCCACCCTGCACGACCTGCATCGCCCTCTCGGCAGCACCGGCCTGTTGGTGTCACCGCTGGGCCTGGGCACCGTCAAGCTGGGTCGCGACCAAGGGGTGAAATACCCCAGCGGCTTCCAGATCCCCGGTGACGACGAAGCCCGCATGCTGTTGCGCCAGGCTCGCGAACTGGGGATCAACCTGATCGATACCGCGCCGGCCTATGGCATGAGCGAGGAACGCTTGGGGCCGCTGTTGCGTGACCAGCGCAAGGACTGGGTGATTGTCAGCAAGGTCGGCGAAGAGTTCGAGAATGGCGTCTCCCACCACGACTTCAGCGCGGCCCACACGCGGATGTCCATCGAACGCAGCTTGAAACGACTTGAAACTGATTTTATCGACCTGGTGCTGGTGCACTCGGACGGCAACGACCTGCACATCCTCAACGACTGCGAGGTCTACCAAACCCTGGCAGCGCTGAAACAGGAAGGCAAGATCCGCGGTTTCGGCTTCTCCGGGAAGACTGTCGAAGGCGGCGTGAAGGCTCTGGAACAAGGCGATTGCGCCATGGTCACCTACAATCTGAACGAACAGGCCGAGAAAGCCGTCATTGATTACGCGGCGGCACACGGCAAGGGCATCCTGGTGAAAAAGGCCCTGGCCAGCGGCCACGTGTGCCTGGAGCCGGGAATGGATCCAATTCGTGCCAGTTTCACGTTGTTGTTTGCGCAAACGGGCGTCGCCAGTGCTATTGTCGGGACCATTAATCCGCTGCACCTGGCTCATAACGTGGCGACCGCTGCCCAAGTCATTCGTCAACTCTGA
- the msbA gene encoding lipid A export permease/ATP-binding protein MsbA — protein sequence MSDAPPKADQESSLKIYFRLLGYVKPYIGMFMLSIVGFVIFASTQPMLAGILKYFVDGLSNPDVVFLPKIPLFKDLKLLMAVPLLIILIAAWQGLGSFLGNYYLAKVSLGLVHDLRVQLFNKLLVLPNRYFDTHNSGHLISRITFNVTMVTGAATDAIKVVIREGLTVVFLFGYLLWMNWKLTLVMLAILPLIAIMVGSTSKKFRKQSKKIQVAMGDVTHVASETIQGYRVVRSFGGESYEERRFAAASQGNTDKQLRMNKTGAVYTPMLQLVIYTAMAALMFLVLLLRGDATAGDLVAYITAAGLLPKPIRQLSEVSSTIQKGVAGAESIFEQLDEEPEVDGGTVERDRVSGRLDVRNLSFTYPGAEREVLKNISFTAEPGQMIALVGRSGSGKSTLASLIPRFYHHETGEILLDEVEIEDYRLRNLRRHVAQVTQHVTLFNDTVANNIAYGDLAGAPRADIEKAATDAYAMDFIAELPKGLDTEVGENGVLLSGGQRQRLAIARALLKNAPLLILDEATSALDTESERHIQAALDKVMKGRTTLVIAHRLSTIEKADMILVMDHGEIVERGTHVELLAMGGYYSRLHAMGLDEPVTANIT from the coding sequence ATGAGTGACGCACCGCCAAAAGCGGACCAGGAATCCAGCCTGAAAATCTATTTCCGGCTGCTGGGCTATGTGAAACCGTACATCGGCATGTTCATGCTGAGTATCGTGGGCTTCGTGATTTTTGCTTCCACCCAGCCGATGCTCGCCGGGATCCTCAAGTACTTCGTGGACGGCTTGAGCAATCCCGACGTGGTGTTCCTGCCCAAGATCCCGTTGTTCAAGGACCTGAAACTGCTGATGGCCGTGCCGCTGCTGATCATTCTGATCGCCGCGTGGCAGGGCCTCGGTTCGTTCCTGGGCAACTACTACCTGGCCAAGGTTTCCCTGGGCCTGGTGCATGACCTGCGGGTCCAGTTGTTCAACAAGCTGTTGGTGCTGCCCAACCGTTATTTCGACACGCATAACTCCGGGCACCTGATTTCCCGCATCACCTTCAACGTGACCATGGTCACCGGCGCCGCCACGGACGCGATCAAAGTAGTGATCCGCGAAGGCCTGACCGTGGTATTCCTGTTCGGCTACCTGTTGTGGATGAACTGGAAGCTGACCCTGGTGATGCTGGCGATCCTGCCGCTGATTGCGATCATGGTTGGCAGCACCAGCAAGAAATTCCGCAAGCAGAGCAAGAAGATCCAGGTGGCAATGGGCGACGTCACCCACGTGGCCTCGGAAACCATCCAGGGCTACCGCGTGGTGCGCAGCTTCGGCGGCGAAAGTTACGAAGAACGCCGTTTTGCCGCGGCCAGCCAGGGCAACACTGACAAACAGCTGCGCATGAACAAGACCGGCGCGGTCTACACGCCGATGCTGCAACTGGTGATCTACACCGCCATGGCCGCACTGATGTTTTTGGTCCTGCTGCTGCGCGGCGACGCCACGGCCGGTGACCTGGTGGCCTACATCACCGCAGCGGGCTTGCTGCCCAAGCCGATCCGCCAGTTGTCGGAAGTCAGCTCGACGATCCAGAAGGGCGTTGCCGGTGCAGAAAGCATCTTCGAACAGTTGGACGAAGAGCCGGAAGTCGACGGCGGCACCGTGGAGCGTGATCGCGTCAGCGGCCGCCTGGACGTGCGTAACCTCAGCTTCACCTACCCGGGTGCCGAGCGCGAAGTGCTGAAGAACATCAGCTTCACCGCAGAGCCTGGGCAGATGATCGCCCTGGTCGGGCGCTCGGGCAGTGGCAAGTCGACATTGGCCAGCCTGATCCCGCGTTTCTACCATCACGAGACCGGGGAAATCCTGCTGGACGAGGTCGAGATCGAAGACTACCGCCTGCGCAACCTGCGCCGGCACGTGGCCCAGGTCACCCAGCACGTCACCCTGTTCAACGACACCGTGGCCAATAACATCGCCTACGGCGACCTGGCGGGTGCACCGCGTGCGGACATCGAAAAAGCCGCCACCGATGCCTATGCCATGGACTTCATCGCCGAGCTGCCCAAAGGCCTGGACACTGAAGTCGGTGAAAACGGCGTGCTGCTGTCCGGCGGCCAGCGTCAGCGCTTGGCCATCGCCCGCGCGCTGCTGAAAAACGCCCCGCTGCTGATCCTGGACGAAGCGACCTCGGCACTCGACACCGAGTCCGAACGCCACATTCAGGCCGCGCTGGACAAGGTCATGAAGGGCCGCACCACCCTGGTGATCGCGCACCGACTGTCCACCATCGAGAAAGCCGACATGATCCTGGTGATGGACCACGGTGAAATTGTCGAGCGTGGTACACATGTGGAACTGCTGGCCATGGGCGGGTACTACTCGCGCCTGCACGCCATGGGCCTGGATGAACCGGTCACGGCCAACATCACTTGA
- a CDS encoding O-antigen ligase family protein, translating into MQASRWAQVWMIFGLLWFLLAIAFAPTNKIYQQGLTLFLWLPAVVFAWSARERLKDVWREQRWICLMIAALAAWGAISLLWTNAEDPSREAKRLLYIGMFLLFFPVFACGQTERVIRVMQWGGFGLGLSSLGAIIKFYGLEHNAWYARLEGLGQLSHPILGAYVIGLAAVWLLHWLPRGRWMQVAWVLSIGLLGLFVVLSQSRGAALALLLTVVAMPAWCRDRRTTVIAAGAVLAALAVFFAMQSLMLARGVSYRPQIFMSAMQMIAEHPWTGLGLGGDYKVLADGVYFDHAHNLFSHVAIELGLPGLLLWCGLWFGVLWQAWKARDTLYGKGIIGMWVFSFLAMQFDAASLTGTPRAEWFISWLPIALASVLVWARANPEACDKVRVLPNQ; encoded by the coding sequence ATGCAAGCAAGTCGTTGGGCGCAGGTATGGATGATTTTCGGTTTACTGTGGTTTTTGCTGGCGATTGCCTTTGCACCCACCAACAAGATTTATCAACAAGGCCTGACCCTGTTTCTGTGGTTGCCGGCCGTGGTGTTTGCCTGGTCGGCGCGTGAACGGCTCAAGGACGTCTGGCGTGAGCAGCGCTGGATATGCCTGATGATTGCCGCATTGGCGGCCTGGGGGGCGATCAGTTTGCTGTGGACCAACGCCGAAGACCCTTCGCGCGAGGCCAAGCGCCTTCTGTATATAGGTATGTTCCTGCTGTTCTTCCCGGTGTTTGCCTGCGGGCAAACCGAGCGCGTCATTCGCGTGATGCAGTGGGGTGGTTTCGGGCTGGGCTTGTCATCACTGGGCGCTATCATCAAGTTCTACGGCCTTGAGCATAATGCCTGGTATGCGCGTCTTGAGGGATTGGGGCAATTGTCCCACCCGATTCTGGGCGCCTATGTGATTGGCCTGGCCGCGGTCTGGTTGCTGCACTGGCTGCCCCGTGGGCGCTGGATGCAAGTGGCGTGGGTGCTGTCCATCGGGTTGCTCGGGCTTTTTGTGGTGCTGAGCCAAAGCCGTGGCGCGGCGCTGGCGTTGCTGTTGACGGTGGTGGCGATGCCGGCGTGGTGCCGTGACCGACGGACTACCGTGATCGCAGCCGGCGCAGTGTTGGCGGCGCTGGCGGTGTTCTTCGCCATGCAATCACTGATGCTGGCTCGCGGGGTATCTTATCGGCCTCAGATATTTATGTCGGCCATGCAGATGATTGCCGAACACCCGTGGACCGGACTGGGGTTGGGCGGGGACTATAAAGTACTGGCTGACGGCGTGTATTTCGACCACGCCCACAACCTGTTCTCCCACGTCGCCATTGAACTGGGCCTGCCCGGCCTGTTGCTGTGGTGCGGGCTCTGGTTCGGTGTGTTGTGGCAAGCCTGGAAAGCCCGCGACACGCTCTACGGCAAGGGCATCATCGGTATGTGGGTGTTTTCGTTCCTGGCCATGCAGTTCGACGCGGCCAGCCTGACGGGCACCCCACGGGCCGAGTGGTTTATCTCGTGGCTGCCGATCGCGCTGGCCAGTGTCTTGGTCTGGGCTCGGGCCAACCCCGAAGCATGTGATAAAGTTCGCGTCCTACCCAATCAGTGA
- a CDS encoding sulfotransferase family 2 domain-containing protein — protein MLQRLFWKLLPKPQRVFLLGRLSVVDRQAVNKSLSGVTTLPRAFEQHNCVFIHVPKCAGSSVCSALLDGRWPGHLPYYWYQQQFPEHCARSFKFAFVRDPLERAYSAYTYLRSNHMGVRDLQAQALVSSYRDFDDFVGNWLHPDNLRRQLHFAPQTDFLTDHMGRMAMDFLGRQESLEQDFQQLCERLGVTSSLPHLNVSLGRRNEPVREFCSLRTRRLVRRAYQRDYEVLGYE, from the coding sequence ATGTTGCAACGTCTGTTCTGGAAACTGCTCCCCAAGCCCCAGCGGGTGTTTTTGCTGGGGCGTTTGTCGGTGGTGGATCGCCAGGCGGTGAATAAATCCCTGTCTGGGGTGACCACCCTTCCGCGTGCTTTCGAACAACACAACTGCGTGTTCATTCATGTGCCCAAATGCGCAGGCAGCAGTGTCTGCTCGGCGCTGCTTGATGGGCGCTGGCCGGGGCATCTGCCGTACTACTGGTACCAGCAGCAATTCCCTGAACACTGCGCACGCAGTTTCAAGTTCGCCTTTGTGCGTGATCCGTTGGAGCGCGCCTATTCGGCCTACACCTACTTGCGCAGTAACCACATGGGCGTGCGCGACCTGCAGGCTCAGGCACTCGTCAGCAGCTACCGGGACTTCGATGATTTCGTCGGCAACTGGCTGCACCCGGACAACCTGCGCCGCCAGTTGCACTTTGCACCCCAGACCGATTTCCTGACCGATCACATGGGCCGCATGGCCATGGACTTTCTCGGGCGCCAGGAATCCCTGGAGCAAGACTTCCAGCAGTTGTGCGAACGCCTCGGCGTGACCTCGTCGCTGCCCCATCTCAACGTTTCACTCGGGCGGCGCAACGAGCCGGTCAGGGAGTTCTGCAGCCTGCGTACGCGCCGCCTGGTCCGGCGCGCCTATCAACGTGACTACGAGGTCCTGGGGTATGAATAG
- a CDS encoding NAD-dependent epimerase/dehydratase family protein, whose product MNKQVLITGGAGFIGSHLVDALLAKGYGVRVLDNLSTGKRSNLPLDNPRVELLEGDVADADLVARAAVGATAVVHLAAVASVQASVDDPVSTHQSNFVGTLNVCEAMRKAGVKRVVYASSAAVYGNNGEGASIDEETTKAPLTPYASDKLASEHYFDFYRRQHGLEPVIFRFFNIFGPRQDPSSPYSGVISIFSERVQQGVPIAVFGDGEQTRDFMYVEDLVDVLVQAIETPAAPLGAINVGWNRTTTLKDVLQALEEIVGKLPAVTYGPARSGDIRHSRANNQRLLASFTLPEPTPLKVGLARLLNI is encoded by the coding sequence ATGAATAAGCAGGTTCTGATCACCGGCGGTGCGGGTTTTATCGGCTCGCACCTGGTCGATGCGCTGCTCGCCAAAGGCTACGGTGTGCGGGTGCTGGATAACCTGTCCACCGGCAAGCGCAGCAACCTGCCGTTGGACAACCCGCGCGTCGAACTGCTGGAAGGTGATGTGGCCGATGCCGACCTGGTAGCCCGTGCTGCCGTCGGCGCAACGGCGGTGGTGCACCTGGCGGCAGTGGCTTCGGTGCAGGCGTCGGTGGATGACCCGGTCAGCACGCACCAGAGCAATTTCGTCGGCACACTGAATGTCTGCGAAGCCATGCGCAAGGCCGGCGTCAAACGTGTGGTGTATGCCTCCAGCGCCGCGGTCTATGGCAACAATGGCGAAGGCGCTTCGATTGACGAAGAGACCACCAAGGCGCCGTTGACGCCCTATGCGTCCGACAAGTTGGCCAGCGAGCACTACTTCGACTTTTACCGTCGCCAGCATGGCCTGGAGCCGGTGATCTTCCGTTTCTTCAATATCTTCGGGCCACGCCAGGACCCGTCATCGCCGTACTCCGGTGTGATCAGTATCTTCAGCGAGCGCGTGCAGCAGGGCGTGCCGATTGCCGTGTTCGGCGATGGCGAGCAAACCCGTGACTTCATGTACGTGGAGGACCTGGTGGACGTGCTGGTGCAGGCCATCGAAACGCCGGCTGCGCCGCTTGGCGCAATCAATGTCGGCTGGAACCGCACCACGACGCTCAAGGACGTGCTGCAAGCCCTGGAAGAAATCGTCGGCAAGTTGCCGGCCGTGACTTACGGGCCCGCACGCTCTGGGGATATCCGGCATTCGCGGGCGAATAACCAGCGCTTGCTGGCAAGCTTTACGCTGCCCGAGCCCACCCCCCTGAAGGTTGGCCTGGCACGCCTGCTCAACATCTGA
- a CDS encoding DMT family transporter, with the protein MNAAYCYLAIAICSEVIATVSMKAIKGWSTPIPLLLVIVGYGVAFWMLTLVVRTVPVGVAYAVWAGMGIVMVSIAALFIYGQKLDIPAMLGMGLIVLGVVVIQLFSKTAGH; encoded by the coding sequence ATGAACGCCGCTTACTGCTACCTGGCCATTGCCATCTGCTCGGAAGTGATTGCCACTGTTTCCATGAAGGCCATCAAGGGCTGGAGCACGCCGATCCCACTGCTGCTGGTGATCGTCGGCTACGGCGTGGCGTTCTGGATGCTGACGCTGGTGGTGCGCACGGTGCCGGTGGGCGTGGCCTACGCCGTGTGGGCCGGGATGGGCATTGTGATGGTGAGCATCGCGGCACTGTTTATCTACGGGCAGAAGCTGGATATTCCGGCGATGCTGGGGATGGGCCTGATCGTGCTGGGCGTCGTCGTGATTCAGCTATTCTCGAAAACCGCCGGCCACTGA
- the cysC gene encoding adenylyl-sulfate kinase, whose protein sequence is MNSQSLSRGSASIRPFALSLSVAARAALKHQQPCCLWLTGLSGSGKSTLANALEVQLNEQGRHTFVLDGDNLRTGLCNDLGMSDAARKENIRRIGEVARLMVDAGLIVIVSAISPFSADRASAKALFGPGQFFEVYISTPFDVCARRDPKGLYRAALEGRIQAFTGLDSPYQAPEAADCEINTDEVELADAVEHILTVLFKK, encoded by the coding sequence ATGAATAGTCAGTCGCTCTCCCGTGGTTCTGCCTCCATCCGTCCGTTCGCCTTGTCGTTGTCGGTGGCCGCGCGGGCGGCGCTCAAGCATCAGCAGCCCTGCTGCCTGTGGCTGACCGGGTTATCCGGCTCCGGCAAGTCGACCCTGGCCAACGCCCTGGAAGTACAGCTCAACGAGCAGGGGCGACATACCTTCGTGCTCGACGGCGATAATTTGCGCACCGGTTTGTGCAATGACTTGGGCATGAGCGACGCGGCGCGCAAGGAAAACATCCGGCGTATCGGCGAAGTGGCGCGGCTGATGGTGGACGCAGGATTGATCGTGATCGTCTCGGCGATTTCCCCGTTTAGCGCCGACCGGGCGAGCGCCAAGGCGTTGTTCGGGCCAGGGCAGTTCTTCGAGGTCTACATCAGCACACCATTCGATGTGTGTGCGCGGCGAGACCCCAAAGGCTTGTATCGCGCAGCGTTGGAAGGGCGCATCCAAGCCTTCACGGGGCTGGACAGCCCTTATCAGGCACCGGAGGCGGCTGACTGCGAAATCAACACCGATGAGGTCGAGTTGGCCGACGCGGTGGAGCATATCCTGACGGTACTGTTTAAAAAATAA
- a CDS encoding NAD(P)/FAD-dependent oxidoreductase codes for MPSVISTDVLIVGAGVAGLWLNARLRRQGFSTVVVESATLGGGQSVKSQGIIHGGAKYALHGALTGASEAIADMPRRWREALAGNGELDLSGVRLLSEAHYLWSPGTLAGNLTSFFASKAVRGRVDQVKGDDLPPALQDRRFKGKVYRLAELVIDVPSLIERLAQLAGDGLLAGQHIEPLLEDNALVGLKVDGREIRAQRIVLSAGAGTADLLAALGLRQPAMQTRPLHMIIAKGPGLKPLYAHCLGGGTKPRITVTTHPAADGNWVWYMGGDIAEADGVARTPQEQIATAQKELAQLLPWIDMSQTQWATLRVDRAEPLQSGLSRPDNAFLAEQGRLLVGWPTKLALAPDFADRVISSLERDGIRPSASEPLPDLPKPAIGVPAWEQLLP; via the coding sequence ATGCCATCCGTTATTTCCACCGACGTTCTGATTGTCGGCGCCGGGGTTGCCGGCCTCTGGCTGAATGCGCGCCTGCGCCGCCAGGGGTTTTCCACGGTGGTGGTGGAAAGCGCCACCTTGGGTGGCGGGCAAAGCGTGAAGTCCCAGGGGATCATCCACGGCGGTGCAAAATACGCCCTGCACGGCGCCCTCACCGGCGCCTCCGAAGCCATTGCCGATATGCCGCGCCGCTGGCGTGAAGCGCTGGCGGGCAACGGTGAGCTGGACCTGTCCGGCGTGCGCTTGCTCTCCGAAGCGCATTACCTGTGGTCCCCGGGTACTCTCGCCGGCAACCTCACCAGCTTTTTCGCCAGCAAGGCTGTGCGCGGCCGTGTCGACCAGGTCAAGGGCGACGACCTGCCCCCCGCCCTGCAAGACCGCCGTTTCAAGGGCAAGGTCTATCGCCTGGCGGAGCTGGTCATCGACGTGCCGAGCCTGATCGAACGCCTGGCGCAACTGGCTGGCGATGGCTTGCTTGCCGGGCAACACATCGAACCCTTGCTTGAAGACAACGCACTGGTGGGTTTGAAGGTCGACGGTCGCGAGATCCGCGCCCAGCGCATCGTGTTGAGTGCCGGCGCTGGCACGGCTGACCTGTTGGCCGCGCTGGGCCTGAGGCAGCCGGCCATGCAGACGCGCCCCCTGCACATGATCATCGCCAAAGGCCCCGGCCTGAAGCCGCTGTATGCCCACTGCCTGGGCGGCGGCACCAAGCCGCGCATCACCGTCACCACCCACCCGGCGGCGGATGGCAACTGGGTGTGGTACATGGGCGGCGACATCGCCGAAGCCGATGGCGTGGCGCGCACACCGCAAGAACAGATCGCCACGGCGCAGAAAGAATTGGCGCAGTTGCTGCCCTGGATCGACATGAGCCAGACCCAATGGGCCACCCTGCGCGTCGACCGTGCCGAGCCGCTGCAGTCGGGCTTGAGCCGTCCCGACAATGCCTTCCTCGCCGAGCAAGGCCGCCTGCTCGTGGGCTGGCCGACCAAACTGGCACTGGCGCCGGACTTCGCTGATCGCGTCATCAGCAGCCTTGAACGTGACGGCATCCGCCCGAGCGCCAGCGAGCCCCTGCCCGACCTGCCAAAACCCGCCATTGGCGTACCTGCCTGGGAGCAACTGTTGCCATGA